A single window of Nocardioides kongjuensis DNA harbors:
- a CDS encoding DUF2510 domain-containing protein has product MTNAGWYPDPAGAPDTYRYWDGQAWSQMTTTQPSGGARPADTPATPPPAAPTQYGAVPTPPPPPGQPAGPTPPAPPAYGGGYPQQWSPTPAPGGSGGGNKTVVIVIAAVVALVLLGVGGFFGIRALTGDDDGDRKADDNSSQDQESDESGPSEGSSSTVKPTGIQCTGGSPAPSTDPDPAAADLTGGGLSIPRNPAYELATGDQVSFGFANAFVLQYTEVEENWISLTGVGALPRANGFDDLASAAEVVMQCLTSSENVYSGFTGRTDTVNEETTVDGKPAYRISAEVHVDSPDVTVDGDLTDVIIVDTGDPASYGVYIGMAALGHDDLISANEAVIDQIDVG; this is encoded by the coding sequence GTGACGAACGCAGGCTGGTACCCCGACCCCGCGGGCGCGCCCGACACCTACCGCTACTGGGACGGTCAGGCGTGGAGCCAGATGACCACCACCCAGCCCTCCGGCGGTGCCCGTCCGGCCGACACCCCCGCGACGCCGCCGCCGGCCGCCCCCACGCAGTACGGCGCCGTGCCGACCCCGCCGCCCCCGCCCGGCCAGCCCGCTGGGCCGACGCCTCCCGCCCCTCCGGCGTACGGCGGCGGCTACCCCCAGCAGTGGAGCCCCACCCCCGCGCCGGGTGGCAGCGGTGGCGGCAACAAGACGGTCGTCATCGTGATCGCCGCCGTGGTCGCGCTCGTGCTGCTCGGCGTCGGTGGCTTCTTCGGGATCCGTGCGCTCACCGGTGACGACGACGGCGACCGCAAGGCGGACGACAACAGCTCGCAGGACCAGGAGTCCGACGAGTCCGGTCCGAGCGAGGGCTCCTCCAGCACCGTCAAGCCGACCGGCATCCAGTGCACCGGCGGCTCACCGGCACCGTCGACCGACCCCGACCCGGCCGCCGCGGACCTGACCGGCGGCGGGCTCTCGATCCCGCGCAACCCGGCGTACGAGCTCGCGACCGGCGACCAGGTGTCCTTCGGGTTCGCGAACGCGTTCGTGCTGCAGTACACCGAGGTCGAGGAGAACTGGATCAGCCTCACCGGCGTCGGCGCCCTGCCCCGGGCCAACGGCTTCGACGACCTGGCGAGCGCCGCCGAGGTGGTCATGCAGTGCCTGACCAGCAGCGAGAACGTCTACAGCGGCTTCACCGGCCGCACCGACACGGTCAACGAGGAGACGACCGTCGACGGCAAGCCGGCGTACCGGATCTCCGCGGAGGTCCACGTCGACAGTCCCGACGTCACCGTCGACGGCGACCTGACCGACGTCATCATCGTGGACACCGGCGACCCGGCGTCGTACGGCGTCTACATCGGCATGGCCGCCCTCGGCCACGACGACCTGATCAGTGCCAACGAGGCCGTCATCGACCAGATCGACGTCGGCTGA
- the topA gene encoding type I DNA topoisomerase — protein MSHKLVIVESPAKARTIGGYLGDGYVVESSIGHIRDLPNNAADTPAKIKDKPWGRLAIDVDNGFEPYYVVPRDKKSHISKLKSLLKDADELFLATDEDREGEAIAWHLLDELKPKNIPVKRMVFHEITKAAIQEAAANPRELDMDLVEAQETRRLLDRLYGYEVSPVLWRKVMSGLSAGRVQSVATRLVVDREKERMAFKVASYWDLEGTFDAGSKHDQRMFPAKLHTIDGTRVASGANFGPDGQLKAKADVVHLDQRRAEALVAALADTAYDVRSVEAKPYRRSPYPPFRTTTLQQEASRKLGMSASVTMSVAQRLYENGYITYMRTDSTTLSGSAIGAARTQVQELYGAEYLPDAPRTYASKVKNAQEAHEAIRPAGDSFRTPAQTGLTGDQFRLYELIWMRTVASQMKDAVGQSVTIRLGGAASSGEDVVFSASGRVITFHGFLKAYVEGTDDNAAKDDQETRLPNLAEGDAVSAASLSANGHETKPPARYTEATLIKELEDRQIGRPSTYASIIGTILNRGYVYKKGTALVPAWIAFSVVRLLTEHFTRLIDYQFTAGMEDVLDDIARGDKSRVAELTEFYYGSEQLAGLKRLVDDLGDIDAKALATFPVGDPEEGIDLRVGKYGPYLEGPGDDGTPAGKRANVPDDLPPDELTLEKAKELLANPAGEEIDLGVHPETGLQVVAKNGRFGPYVTEVLPEDAPKSAKPRTGSLFKSMSLDTVTLDDAVKLLALPRVVGVGEDGEEITAQNGRYGPYLKKGTDSRSLTSEDQIFGITLDEALRIYSQPKQRGRAAAAPPLKELGNDPVSGQPVVVKAGRFGEYVTDGEYNATLRKDDSVEAITLERAAELLAERRAKGPAKKAAKRGAKKTAAKKTPAKKTAAKKATAKKTTAKKAAKKS, from the coding sequence GTGTCCCACAAGTTGGTGATCGTCGAGTCGCCGGCCAAGGCCCGCACCATCGGCGGGTACCTCGGCGACGGCTACGTCGTCGAGTCCTCCATCGGCCACATCCGTGACCTCCCCAACAACGCGGCCGACACCCCGGCGAAGATCAAGGACAAGCCCTGGGGGCGGCTCGCGATCGACGTCGACAACGGGTTCGAGCCCTACTACGTCGTGCCCCGCGACAAGAAGTCCCACATCTCCAAGCTCAAGAGCCTGCTCAAGGACGCCGACGAGCTCTTCCTCGCCACCGATGAGGACCGCGAGGGAGAGGCGATCGCCTGGCACCTCCTCGACGAGCTGAAGCCGAAGAACATCCCGGTCAAGCGGATGGTCTTCCACGAGATCACCAAGGCCGCCATCCAGGAGGCCGCCGCCAACCCGCGCGAGCTCGACATGGACCTCGTCGAGGCCCAGGAGACCCGCCGGCTCCTCGACCGCCTCTACGGCTACGAGGTCTCGCCGGTGCTGTGGCGCAAGGTCATGTCCGGCCTGTCCGCGGGCCGCGTGCAGTCGGTCGCGACCCGGCTCGTGGTCGACCGCGAGAAGGAGCGGATGGCCTTCAAGGTCGCCTCCTACTGGGACCTCGAGGGCACCTTCGACGCAGGCAGCAAGCACGACCAGCGGATGTTCCCCGCCAAGCTGCACACCATCGACGGCACCCGCGTCGCGTCCGGTGCCAACTTCGGCCCCGACGGCCAGCTCAAGGCGAAGGCCGACGTCGTCCACCTCGACCAGCGCCGGGCCGAGGCCCTCGTCGCGGCGCTCGCCGACACGGCGTACGACGTCCGCTCGGTCGAGGCCAAGCCGTACCGTCGCTCGCCGTACCCGCCGTTCCGCACCACCACCCTCCAGCAGGAGGCCAGCCGCAAGCTCGGCATGAGCGCCTCGGTCACGATGAGCGTGGCCCAGCGGCTCTACGAGAACGGCTACATCACCTACATGCGTACCGACAGCACCACGCTGTCGGGCAGCGCGATCGGTGCCGCCCGGACCCAGGTGCAGGAGCTGTACGGCGCCGAGTACCTCCCCGACGCGCCCCGCACCTACGCCAGCAAGGTCAAGAACGCCCAGGAGGCGCACGAGGCGATCCGTCCCGCGGGCGACTCGTTCCGCACCCCGGCGCAGACCGGCCTGACCGGCGACCAGTTCCGGCTCTACGAGCTGATCTGGATGCGCACCGTCGCCTCGCAGATGAAGGACGCCGTCGGGCAGTCGGTGACGATCCGCCTCGGCGGCGCCGCGTCGAGCGGTGAGGACGTCGTCTTCTCCGCGTCCGGTCGCGTGATCACCTTCCACGGCTTCCTCAAGGCCTACGTCGAGGGCACCGACGACAACGCCGCGAAGGACGACCAGGAGACCCGGCTGCCCAACCTGGCCGAGGGCGACGCCGTGTCGGCCGCATCGCTGTCCGCCAACGGGCACGAGACCAAGCCGCCGGCCCGCTACACCGAGGCCACCTTGATCAAGGAGCTCGAGGACCGGCAGATCGGCCGGCCCTCGACGTACGCCTCGATCATCGGCACCATCCTCAACCGCGGCTACGTCTACAAGAAGGGCACCGCACTGGTGCCGGCGTGGATCGCGTTCTCCGTGGTGCGGCTGCTGACCGAGCACTTCACCCGGCTCATCGACTACCAGTTCACCGCCGGCATGGAGGACGTGCTCGACGACATCGCCCGCGGCGACAAGAGCCGGGTCGCCGAGCTGACCGAGTTCTACTACGGCTCCGAGCAGCTCGCCGGCCTCAAGCGGCTCGTCGACGACCTCGGCGACATCGACGCCAAGGCCCTGGCGACCTTCCCCGTGGGTGACCCGGAGGAGGGGATCGACCTGCGCGTCGGCAAGTACGGCCCCTACCTCGAGGGCCCGGGCGACGACGGCACCCCGGCGGGCAAGCGGGCGAACGTCCCGGACGACCTGCCGCCCGACGAGCTGACCCTGGAGAAGGCCAAGGAGCTGCTCGCCAACCCGGCGGGCGAGGAGATCGACCTCGGCGTCCACCCGGAGACCGGCCTGCAGGTCGTGGCGAAGAACGGCCGCTTCGGCCCGTACGTCACCGAGGTCCTCCCCGAGGACGCTCCCAAGAGCGCCAAGCCCCGCACCGGCTCCCTGTTCAAGTCGATGTCGCTCGACACCGTCACCCTCGACGACGCGGTCAAGCTGCTGGCCCTGCCGCGTGTCGTCGGCGTCGGCGAGGACGGCGAGGAGATCACCGCCCAGAACGGCCGCTACGGCCCGTACCTCAAGAAGGGCACCGACTCCCGCTCGCTCACCAGCGAGGACCAGATCTTCGGCATCACCCTCGACGAGGCGCTCAGGATCTACAGCCAGCCCAAGCAGCGCGGCCGGGCTGCCGCGGCGCCGCCGCTCAAGGAGCTCGGCAACGACCCCGTCTCCGGGCAGCCGGTCGTGGTGAAGGCGGGCCGGTTCGGCGAGTACGTCACCGACGGCGAGTACAACGCCACCCTGCGCAAGGACGACTCGGTCGAGGCGATCACCCTCGAGCGGGCCGCCGAGCTGCTGGCCGAGCGCCGGGCGAAGGGCCCGGCCAAGAAGGCCGCCAAGCGGGGCGCGAAGAAGACCGCGGCGAAGAAGACGCCGGCCAAGAAGACGGCCGCCAAGAAGGCCACCGCCAAGAAGACGACGGCCAAGAAGGCGGCGAAGAAGTCCTGA
- the tmk gene encoding dTMP kinase has translation MTTSTQDWPGQYADTGVFVCFEGGEGGGKSTQSRLLHDRLVAAGFAVRLTHEPGDTPVGKEMRRIVLSPETGELAHKTEFLLYLADKSEHVETLVRPALGRGEVVITDRYVDSTLAYQGAGRALDRDELEDVSRWATGDLRPHLTVVLDLEPSAGLARFEGRDRIEGEGLEFHQRVRQSFLDLASRNPGHYAVLDARAPIDEIAVQIWERVEPLLVQAARNAS, from the coding sequence GTGACGACCTCGACCCAGGACTGGCCCGGCCAGTACGCCGACACCGGCGTCTTCGTCTGCTTCGAGGGCGGCGAGGGCGGCGGCAAGTCGACCCAGTCGCGGTTGCTGCACGACCGGCTGGTGGCGGCGGGGTTCGCCGTACGCCTGACCCACGAGCCCGGGGACACCCCGGTCGGCAAGGAGATGCGCCGGATCGTGCTCTCGCCCGAGACCGGCGAGCTGGCGCACAAGACCGAGTTCCTGCTCTACCTCGCCGACAAGTCCGAGCACGTCGAGACCCTGGTGCGCCCGGCGCTCGGGCGCGGCGAGGTCGTCATCACCGACCGGTACGTCGACTCGACCCTCGCCTACCAGGGCGCCGGTCGGGCGCTGGACCGCGACGAGCTCGAGGACGTCTCGCGCTGGGCGACCGGCGACCTGCGCCCCCACCTGACCGTCGTCCTCGACCTGGAGCCGTCGGCGGGCCTGGCCCGCTTCGAGGGGCGCGACCGGATCGAGGGGGAGGGCTTGGAGTTCCACCAGCGGGTGCGGCAGTCCTTCCTCGACCTCGCCTCCCGCAACCCCGGGCACTACGCCGTCCTCGACGCCCGCGCGCCGATCGACGAGATCGCCGTGCAGATCTGGGAGCGTGTCGAGCCGCTCCTGGTCCAGGCCGCCAGGAACGCGTCGTGA
- a CDS encoding DNA polymerase III subunit delta', giving the protein MTVWDTLVGQRHVITALEKAVAGHGMTHAWLFTGPPGSGRSNAAVAFAAALQCRQGGLGPDCPDGCHDCHTVLAGSHADVSVVRTEKLSIGVDEVRDLVRRASLSPMGDRWQILIVEDADRLTEQACNALLKAIEEPNGRTIWMLCAPTVEDVLPTIRSRCRLVTLSTPTAEEVAGFLVARGVAEPLASYAARASQGHIGRARALAFDEAVRTRRQEVVSMPARLTNLGRCMDAATRLASTAKEEADAITAELDAREKVDLDAAYGVVERGRRPREYGPALAALEKGQRTRAKRRHLDVVDRGLTDLMSVYRDAIALASGAPGALVNEEIRDQVESIVATSTPELNLRRIGWIFAAREQMLEFNVPVALALESMMVALQAPQR; this is encoded by the coding sequence GTGACCGTCTGGGACACCCTGGTGGGGCAGCGCCACGTCATCACGGCCCTCGAGAAGGCCGTCGCCGGGCACGGCATGACCCACGCCTGGCTGTTCACGGGGCCGCCCGGGTCGGGCCGGTCCAACGCCGCCGTCGCGTTCGCCGCCGCCCTGCAGTGCCGGCAGGGCGGGCTCGGCCCCGACTGCCCCGACGGCTGCCACGACTGCCACACGGTGCTCGCCGGCTCCCACGCCGACGTGTCCGTCGTGCGCACCGAGAAGCTCTCCATCGGCGTCGACGAGGTCCGCGACCTGGTCCGCCGCGCCTCGCTGAGCCCGATGGGCGACCGCTGGCAGATCCTGATCGTCGAGGACGCCGACCGGCTCACCGAGCAGGCCTGCAACGCCTTGCTCAAGGCGATCGAGGAGCCCAACGGCCGCACCATCTGGATGCTCTGCGCGCCCACCGTCGAGGACGTGCTGCCGACCATCCGGTCCCGCTGCCGGCTGGTGACGCTCTCGACGCCGACGGCCGAGGAGGTCGCCGGCTTCCTGGTCGCGCGGGGCGTCGCGGAGCCGCTGGCGTCGTACGCCGCCCGGGCCAGCCAGGGCCACATCGGCCGGGCCCGGGCGCTCGCGTTCGACGAGGCGGTGCGCACCCGGCGCCAGGAGGTCGTGTCGATGCCGGCCCGGCTGACCAACCTCGGGCGCTGCATGGACGCCGCCACCCGGCTGGCGTCGACGGCGAAGGAGGAGGCCGACGCGATCACCGCGGAGCTCGACGCGCGGGAGAAGGTCGACCTCGACGCGGCCTACGGCGTCGTCGAGCGCGGCCGCCGCCCGCGGGAGTACGGACCCGCGCTCGCCGCCCTCGAGAAGGGCCAGCGCACCCGCGCCAAGCGGCGCCACCTCGACGTGGTCGACCGCGGACTGACCGACCTGATGTCGGTCTACCGCGACGCGATCGCCCTGGCCAGCGGCGCCCCGGGCGCACTGGTCAACGAGGAGATCCGCGACCAGGTGGAGAGCATCGTCGCCACCTCCACGCCCGAGCTCAACCTGCGCCGGATCGGGTGGATCTTCGCCGCCCGGGAGCAGATGCTCGAGTTCAACGTGCCGGTGGCCTTGGCGCTGGAGTCGATGATGGTGGCACTGCAGGCGCCGCAGCGGTGA
- a CDS encoding alpha/beta fold hydrolase: MSKRSLIVAVVTVWALVLAGAVGVGIVLLTGDDSDDSAAKGDTKGSDAAEPEGPDGRSLEDFYGQKITWTRCGQDECGTLDVPIDYQSPGDGSIKLAVERTRATGTRIGSLVVNPGGPGAPGTDTAKDADFYFADKLRSSYDIVGFDPRGTGDSAPVDCLSDDALDSYVAADPDPDTPEEVETAKENSEEFWSGCKARSGAIGGHVSTVEAARDMDVLRAALGEDQLDYFGFSYGTRLGATYAELFPDKVGRMVLDGAVDPSLSPRDGALSQAKGFETALRSYIQNCVDDGGCFLGDSVDAGLKTIKDLLDGIDKTPLKTSDAEGRDLTVGLAFYGLILPLYSQDNWPYLDDGLKEALGGDGSTLLQLADFYGSRENGTYKDNSLEAISVINCLDDPWSITTDEVPANFPDFEKASPTFGDVFAWGLTACNGIPFTSTDEPDLKIDGSGAAPIVVLGTTRDPATPYAEAVAMADQLQSGVLVSRDGDGHTAYNKGNSCVDDAVHAYLIDGTVPKDGLSC, translated from the coding sequence GTGAGCAAGCGGAGCCTGATCGTCGCGGTCGTCACCGTGTGGGCGCTGGTTCTCGCCGGCGCGGTCGGTGTCGGCATCGTCCTGCTCACGGGCGACGACTCCGACGACTCGGCCGCGAAGGGCGACACCAAGGGCTCCGACGCTGCCGAGCCCGAGGGACCCGACGGCCGCTCGCTCGAGGACTTCTACGGCCAGAAGATCACCTGGACCCGCTGCGGCCAGGACGAGTGCGGCACCCTCGACGTCCCGATCGACTATCAGTCGCCCGGCGACGGGTCGATCAAGCTCGCCGTCGAGCGCACCCGTGCCACCGGCACCCGGATCGGCTCGCTCGTCGTCAACCCGGGCGGCCCCGGTGCCCCCGGCACCGACACGGCGAAGGACGCCGACTTCTACTTCGCCGACAAGCTGCGCTCGTCGTACGACATCGTCGGGTTCGACCCCCGCGGCACGGGCGACTCCGCTCCCGTCGACTGCCTGAGCGACGACGCCCTCGACTCGTACGTCGCCGCCGACCCCGACCCGGACACCCCCGAGGAGGTCGAGACCGCGAAGGAGAACTCCGAGGAGTTCTGGTCCGGCTGCAAGGCCCGCTCGGGCGCGATCGGCGGCCACGTGAGCACCGTCGAGGCCGCCCGCGACATGGACGTCCTGCGGGCGGCGCTCGGGGAGGACCAGCTCGACTACTTCGGCTTCTCCTACGGCACCCGGCTCGGGGCGACCTACGCCGAGCTGTTCCCCGACAAGGTCGGCCGGATGGTCCTCGACGGCGCCGTCGACCCGTCCCTGTCGCCGCGCGACGGTGCGCTCAGCCAGGCCAAGGGCTTCGAGACCGCGCTGCGCTCCTACATCCAGAACTGCGTCGACGACGGCGGCTGCTTCCTCGGCGACAGCGTCGACGCCGGCCTGAAGACCATCAAGGACCTGCTCGACGGGATCGACAAGACGCCGCTGAAGACCAGCGACGCCGAGGGCCGCGACCTGACCGTCGGACTCGCGTTCTACGGCCTGATCCTGCCGCTCTACAGCCAGGACAACTGGCCCTACCTCGACGACGGCCTCAAGGAGGCGCTCGGCGGCGACGGCTCGACCCTGCTGCAGCTCGCCGACTTCTACGGCTCCCGCGAGAACGGCACCTACAAGGACAACAGCCTCGAGGCGATCTCGGTGATCAACTGCCTCGACGACCCGTGGTCGATCACCACCGACGAGGTGCCCGCGAACTTCCCCGACTTCGAGAAGGCCTCGCCCACGTTCGGCGACGTCTTCGCCTGGGGCCTGACCGCCTGCAACGGCATCCCGTTCACCTCCACCGACGAGCCGGACCTGAAGATCGACGGGTCCGGGGCCGCCCCGATCGTGGTGCTCGGCACGACCCGCGACCCCGCGACGCCGTACGCCGAGGCGGTGGCGATGGCCGACCAGCTGCAGTCCGGTGTCCTGGTCAGCCGCGACGGCGACGGGCACACGGCGTACAACAAGGGCAACAGCTGCGTCGACGACGCCGTCCACGCCTACCTGATCGACGGCACCGTGCCCAAGGACGGGCTCAGCTGCTGA
- a CDS encoding LysR family transcriptional regulator — protein MLSLHQLTCFLATYEHRSLTRAAEELGYAQPSVSEQVRGLEKSLGVQLFRRVGRGVVPTTAADTFRPHAEKVLAAADDAQRAVASIRSLETGTIRFGMFGTSRLYVSADLVADVLERHPGVRVELIGQNSNDVHEQLHRGRLEAAMIAVSAVTNEGMEIRPIARDELVYISADPARLTAPVTAKRLAEAPLVLSETTWRDADSARTILRRMVNEAGYNPSTRIEVEDVETAVELVGRGLADSVVNKGVALQLLPRLAPNAGWVSLRPRLYDTMAIVHRAGATLSPAAQLMIELATQRIQALIEPL, from the coding sequence ATGCTGTCGCTGCACCAGCTGACCTGCTTCCTCGCGACCTACGAGCACCGGTCGCTGACCCGGGCTGCCGAGGAGCTGGGGTACGCGCAGCCGTCGGTGTCGGAGCAGGTGCGCGGGCTGGAGAAGTCGCTCGGGGTGCAGCTGTTCCGGAGGGTCGGGCGGGGCGTCGTGCCGACGACGGCGGCGGACACCTTCCGGCCGCACGCGGAGAAGGTGCTGGCGGCGGCCGACGACGCGCAGCGGGCGGTGGCGAGCATCCGGTCGCTGGAGACCGGGACGATCCGGTTCGGGATGTTCGGGACCTCGCGGCTCTACGTCAGCGCCGACCTGGTCGCTGACGTGCTGGAGCGCCATCCCGGGGTGCGGGTCGAGCTGATCGGCCAGAACTCCAACGACGTGCACGAGCAGCTGCACCGCGGCCGCCTGGAGGCGGCGATGATCGCGGTGTCCGCGGTGACCAACGAGGGCATGGAGATCCGGCCGATCGCGCGCGACGAGCTCGTCTACATCTCCGCCGACCCGGCGCGGCTGACCGCACCGGTGACCGCGAAGCGGCTGGCGGAGGCTCCGTTGGTGCTCTCGGAGACGACGTGGCGCGACGCCGACTCGGCACGCACCATCTTGCGGCGGATGGTGAACGAGGCCGGCTACAACCCGAGCACCCGGATCGAGGTGGAGGACGTCGAGACCGCTGTCGAGCTGGTCGGACGCGGGCTGGCGGACTCGGTGGTCAACAAGGGCGTCGCGCTCCAGCTGCTCCCCCGGCTCGCGCCGAACGCCGGCTGGGTGTCGTTGCGCCCGCGCCTGTACGACACGATGGCGATCGTGCACCGGGCGGGCGCGACGCTGTCGCCGGCCGCCCAGCTGATGATCGAGCTGGCCACCCAGCGGATCCAGGCGCTCATCGAGCCGTTGTGA
- a CDS encoding histone-like nucleoid-structuring protein Lsr2, with the protein MAKHTIVEITDDIDGSQGAEEVAFSFRGTDYTIDLGTKNLAAFEKALKPYLAAASKVGKARSSSTRPTPKKPQKAVDQAAVREWARNAGIDVATRGRIPKSVVDEYNAATR; encoded by the coding sequence ATGGCCAAGCACACGATTGTGGAGATCACGGACGATATTGACGGCTCCCAAGGGGCTGAAGAGGTCGCGTTCTCCTTCCGCGGAACCGACTACACCATCGACTTGGGCACCAAGAATCTTGCTGCTTTCGAGAAGGCGCTCAAGCCGTATCTCGCTGCGGCGTCCAAGGTCGGCAAGGCGCGATCAAGTTCCACGCGCCCGACGCCCAAGAAGCCGCAGAAGGCCGTGGACCAGGCCGCCGTTCGCGAATGGGCAAGGAACGCGGGGATTGATGTGGCGACACGCGGGCGCATCCCGAAGTCCGTCGTTGACGAGTACAACGCGGCGACGCGTTGA
- a CDS encoding DNA methyltransferase — MQDPTPTILCGDATAVLSTLDDSSVHAVVTDPPYGLDAAGKMLGQISAGYHLSETHSRGYADNDAEAYQEWCGTWARECLRVLKPGGHLIAFGGTRTIHRLTVAVEDAGFEIRDELVWLYGSGVPKGLNLTDDDGRRTGWGTTLKPAHEPAVLARKPLAGTVAQAHVEHGTGAMNLGACMVEQKDGTPRWPANVVIDDAVADLLADASRFFFVAKPGSRERPVVDGVRHPTVKPLSLMRELVRLVTPPGGVVLDPFAGSGTTLEASLIEGMQAVGIERDSTFLPLIRARVARAFESIRTDAA, encoded by the coding sequence GTGCAAGACCCCACCCCCACGATTCTGTGCGGCGACGCCACAGCCGTGTTGTCAACGTTGGATGACAGTTCGGTCCACGCGGTCGTCACCGACCCGCCGTACGGACTCGATGCCGCCGGCAAGATGCTGGGTCAGATCTCAGCGGGTTACCACCTTTCCGAGACTCATTCACGGGGCTATGCGGATAACGACGCGGAGGCTTATCAGGAGTGGTGCGGAACCTGGGCACGTGAGTGTCTGCGCGTGCTGAAGCCGGGTGGTCACCTGATCGCCTTCGGCGGTACGCGCACCATCCACCGGCTTACCGTCGCCGTTGAGGACGCCGGCTTCGAGATCCGCGATGAACTCGTGTGGCTCTACGGCTCGGGCGTACCCAAGGGCCTCAACCTCACCGACGACGACGGCCGCAGGACCGGTTGGGGCACGACACTCAAGCCCGCGCACGAGCCGGCGGTACTGGCTCGCAAGCCACTCGCCGGTACGGTCGCCCAGGCACATGTCGAACATGGCACCGGCGCAATGAACTTGGGCGCATGCATGGTCGAGCAGAAGGACGGTACGCCGCGATGGCCGGCGAATGTAGTGATCGACGACGCGGTGGCCGATCTCCTTGCCGATGCCAGTCGCTTCTTCTTCGTCGCCAAACCTGGTAGCCGAGAGCGGCCGGTGGTCGATGGGGTCCGCCACCCCACGGTGAAGCCATTGAGCCTGATGCGGGAGCTCGTGCGTCTGGTGACCCCTCCGGGCGGGGTGGTCCTCGATCCGTTTGCAGGCTCGGGTACGACCCTTGAGGCATCGCTGATCGAAGGAATGCAGGCAGTCGGGATCGAACGAGACTCGACGTTTCTGCCCCTCATTCGCGCTCGCGTCGCCAGGGCTTTCGAGTCGATTCGGACTGATGCCGCCTAG
- a CDS encoding DUF6221 family protein: protein MSSFQQPEVSASRSTRVRWTTDPAPFLEARTDEDHQAADSMLRFARHLPLVEQIRATTSDRSGQGSGRRAGIHVQAEPDWDGTPGSIHWVPMVHRETAEFAARFNPDRAELDAAARYAIVRLHRATDDGTCRICMVVEDGRPIPIAYPCMTLRTLTWPYADHPDYDKSWEEDDADFFGGPSVC, encoded by the coding sequence ATGAGTTCGTTTCAACAACCAGAAGTCAGCGCCTCGCGAAGCACGCGGGTCAGATGGACAACCGACCCGGCACCGTTCCTTGAGGCACGCACCGACGAGGATCACCAGGCCGCCGACAGCATGCTCAGATTCGCGCGTCACTTGCCGCTTGTTGAACAGATTCGAGCGACGACCAGCGATCGGTCAGGGCAAGGGTCTGGGCGGAGGGCCGGAATCCACGTTCAGGCCGAGCCCGACTGGGACGGTACCCCTGGCTCCATTCACTGGGTGCCGATGGTGCACCGAGAGACGGCAGAGTTCGCGGCTAGATTCAATCCGGACCGCGCAGAACTTGACGCTGCGGCACGGTATGCGATCGTGCGCCTGCACCGCGCCACGGATGATGGGACGTGCCGCATCTGCATGGTGGTTGAAGATGGCCGACCGATCCCGATCGCTTATCCGTGCATGACGTTGCGGACATTGACGTGGCCCTACGCCGATCATCCCGACTACGACAAGTCTTGGGAAGAGGACGATGCCGACTTCTTCGGAGGCCCGTCAGTGTGCTGA